The following are from one region of the Capsicum annuum cultivar UCD-10X-F1 chromosome 1, UCD10Xv1.1, whole genome shotgun sequence genome:
- the LOC107868563 gene encoding DNA repair endonuclease UVH1 — protein MVQFHEHIITDLLEDSNGGLVVTSAGLGLHKLISSLFLLHHHSNGCLLILSATPPQRASILQNYENALRSQISGEFPNLPSEITSDLPANQRLSLYNSGGILFITSRILIVDLLTHRIPTSAVAGLVILNAHSLSDTSTEAFIVRILRLTNLSLYVRAFSDRPHSMVSGFAKAERTLKCLFLRKLHLWPRFQVYVSQDLERDPPEVVDIRVPMSTYMIGIQKAVIEVMDACLKEMRKTNKVDVEDLTVENGLFKSFDEIVRRQLDPIWHTLGKRTKQLVSDLKTLRKLLDYLVRYDAVTYLKYLDSVRASESFRSVWIFAESSYKIFEYAKKRVYHFGRSDSGKVRLSKTASTKKRKLNDNKKDEDQSTSAESRVVLEEVLEEPPKWKVLLDVLREIQEEREKQASSGEEKDHLGDGDDNGIVLVACKDEYSCMQLEDCTTNGSQKVMREEWEKYLLSKVQLQALPKRNAKKAKEPKGIGVLDGVVAAPGKKAEVSSTSKQEHDALLAAASEISKRINKDIVGEDDNQKLVDDGGSVKGKGKGKKKKGSAGEKANNDVAPEDKAMEDGCLNEVFLRKHDQGPDAESSRETKKLPPVVFYALESYKKILDILKPSTIIAYHPDIAFVREVEIYKAENPSRMVKVYFLFYEDSTEMQKFEASVRRENGAFESLIRQKSLMMIPVDQDGRCLGLDSSNEPQSIISQNLITRKAGGRREAEREMQVIVDMREFMSTLPNVLHRKGMRIIPVTLEVGDYILSPLICVERKSIQDLFRSFASGRLYHQVEMMSRYYRIPVLLIEFSQDKSFSFQSASDIGDDVTPNNIISKLSLLVLHFPRLRIIWSRSLHATAEIFASLKSNQDEPDEVKAIRVGVPSEEGIVENDVRAENYNTSAVEMLRRLPGVTDSNYRAIMDGCKSLAELAILPVERLAELMGGQKAAKMLREFLDAKYPTLL, from the exons ATGGTGCAATTTCACGAGCACATAATCACTGATCTTCTAGAGGATTCCAACGGCGGCTTAGTCGTTACCTCCGCCGGGCTCGGCCTTCATAAACTCATCTCTTCCCTTTTTCTACTTCACCATCACTCTAATGGTTGCTTACTTATCCTCTCAGCTACTCCTCCTCAAAGAGCCTCAATTTTACAAAATTACGAAAATGCCCTTCGTTCCCAAATTTCGGGTGAATTTCCGAATTTGCCCTCGGAGATCACCTCCGATCTTCCGGCGAATCAACGGTTGTCGTTGTACAATTCTGGAGGAATTTTGTTTATTACTTCTCGGATTCTTATTGTTGATTTGTTGACTCATCGGATTCCGACGAGTGCTGTTGCTGGACTTGTTATTTTGAATGCTCATTCGCTTTCGGATACGTCTACGGAGGCGTTTATTGTAAGGATCTTGAGGTTGACGAACCTGTCTCTTTATGTTCGTGCATTTTCTGATCGGCCTCATTCTATGGTTTCTGGTTTTGCTAAAGCTGAGAGGACGCTTAAATGCCTTTTTCTTAGAAAGCTTCATCTTTGGCCTCGATTCCAG GTTTATGTATCACAGGATTTAGAGAGGGATCCTCCAGAGGTTGTCGATATAAGGGTACCGATGTCAACATATATGATTGGGATCCAGAAAGCAGTGATTGAGGTTATGGATGCATGTTTGAAGGAAATGAGAAAGACTAATAAGGTTGATGTGGAAGACTTGACAGTGGAGAATGGTTTGTTTAAGTCATTCGATGAGATAGTGAGAAGGCAGCTAGATCCCATCTGGCATACCTTAGGGAAGAGAACGAAGCAGCTTGTTTCAGACTTGAAGACATTAAGAAAACTGCTGGATTACCTTGTTAG GTATGATGCTGTAACTTACTTGAAGTATCTAGACTCAGTTAGAGCATCAGAGAGTTTCCGATCCGTCTGGATATTTGCAGAGTCCAGTTACAAGATCTTTGAGTATGCTAAAAAGCGAGTTTATCATTTTGGGAGGTCAGATAGTGGAAAAGTGCGGCTGAGTAAGACTGCATCAACCAAAAAGAGAAAGCTTAATGACAACAAGAAGGATGAAG ATCAGTCAACAAGTGCAGAGAGCAGGGTTGTTTTGGAGGAAGTCTTGGAGGAGCCACCAAAGTGGAAGGTCTTACTT GATGTCCTAAGGGAGATACAAGAGGAAAGAGAAAAACAGGCATCGTCTGGAGAAGAAAAAGATCATCTGGGTGATGGAGATGATAATGGGATTGTTTTAGTTGCTTGCAAAGATGAATACTCATGCATGCAACTCGAAGATTGCACCACAAATGGCTCACAGAAG GTCATGCGTGAAGAGTGGGAAAAGTATCTGTTGAGCAAGGTACAGCTGCAGGCATTGCCAAAACGCAATGCAAAGAAAGCTAAAGAGCCTAAAGGGATTGGGGTACTTGATGGTGTTGTTGCAGCTCCTGGAAAGAAAGCAGAGGTTAGCAGCACAAGCAAGCAGGAGCATGATGCACTGCTGGCAGCTGCCTCGGAAATTAGCAAAAGAATCAACAAGGATATTGTTGGTGAAGATGATAATCAGAAACTTGTTGATGATGGAGGTTCTGTAAAAGGAAAGggtaaaggaaagaaaaagaaaggttcAGCTGGTGAAAAAGCCAACAATGATGTGGCACCTGAAG ATAAGGCAATGGAAGATGGATGTTTGAATGAAGTGTTTCTTCGAAAGCATGACCAAGGTCCGGATGCTGAGTCTTCAAGAGAAACTAAGAAGCTTCCACCAGTGGTTTTCTATGCCTTGGAGAGttataaaaaaattcttgatattttGAAGCCCTCTACCATTATTGCTTACCATCCTGACATTGCATTTGTGAGAGAGGTTGAAATCTATAAAGCTGAGAACCCTTCAAGAATGGTTAAAGTGTACTTTCTCTTCTATGAAGACTCTACTGAGATGCAAAAGTTTGAGGCGAGTGTGCGTAGAGAGAATGGAGCATTTGAGTCCCTTATAAGACAGAAGTCATTGATGATGATCCCAGTAGATCAG GATGGACGTTGTCTAGGACTGGATTCTTCCAATGAGCCTCAGtccattatttctcaaaatctaaTAACCAGAAAAGCTGGTGGAAGAAGAGAAGCAGAAAGGGAAATGCAA GTCATTGTGGACATGCGAGAGTTCATGAGTACTCTTCCTAATGTGCTTCACCGGAAAGGCATGCGCATTATACCAGTGACCCTGGAAGTTGGTGATTACATACTTTCCCCATTGATATGCGTAGAAAGAAAGAGTATACAGGATCTATTTCGTAGTTTTGCATCTGGACGTCTTTACCACCAGGTGGAAATGATGTCACGTTATTACCGGATTCCTGTTCTTCTTATAGAGTTTTCACAGGATAAAAGCTTTTCATTTCAG TCTGCTAGTGATATTGGTGATGACGTAACTCCAAATAACATTATCTCGAAGCTCTCCTTGCTTGTTCTCCACTTTCCTCGGCTTCGCATTATCTGGTCTCGTAGTCTGCATGCAACAGCCGAAATATTTGCTTCTCTTAAATCAAACCAAGATGAACCTGATGAGGTCAAGGCAATTAGAGTGGGTGTCCCATCAGAAGAGGGTATTGTCGAAAATGATGTCAG AGCTGAAAATTACAATACATCTGCAGTAGAGATGTTGAGACGACTGCCAGGCGTGACCGATTCCAACTACAGGGCAATAATGGATGGATGCAAAAGCTTGGCGGAACTTGCCATTCTTCCGGTGGAGAGATTAGCAGAATTGATGGGTGGTCAGAAGGCTGCCAAAATGTTAAGGGAATTTCTTGATGCAAAATACCCAACATTGCTCTAG
- the LOC107853187 gene encoding cationic amino acid transporter 6, chloroplastic translates to MVFSTYLNSLSKTPQKLKKRMLATWTPDQELNKVRLRSGADMKRKLTWYDLVALGVGGMLGVGVFVTTGPVARKTSGPSVFISYIIAAISALLSSLCYTEFSVDVPVAGGAFSYLRVTFGEFVGYFAGSNILMEYVLSNAAVSRSFTEYLSCAFGRNDPNSWRLHVHGLMQGYNMLDFPAVALIIVLTICLCHSTKESSMLNLIMTAFHVVFFGFIIIAGFCNGKVDNLVKPGGIAPFGVRGILDGAAIVYFSYIGYDTVSTMAEEIRNPSKTLPVGIVGSVLIVSTLYCLMALSLCLLVPYNMIPEGASFSAVFEQMGWKWASNVVGAGASLGIVASLLVAMLGQARYLCVIGRARLVPSWFAQVHPTTGTPLNATIILGICQASIALFTELDIVIEMISIGTLLVFYLVSNALIFHRYAILSKNPPLHTLIFLFLLSCTSFAFSLSWKFKLHWWNLLLFAGLTIFATVIFQYMVPLVVIQRPEGWFVPFMPWPATISIFLNVFLMTTLKMVAYKRFGIWAGVITIFYVLYGVHSTYHAEEILEMVVVDNVNNNSSTQQQITKVDIQLV, encoded by the exons atggtgTTCTCAACTTACCTTAATTCTCTTTCCAAAACACCTCAAAAGCTAAAGAAGAGGATGTTAGCAACATGGACACCAGACCAAGAACTCAACAAAGTGAGGCTAAGGTCTGGTGCTGACATGAAGCGGAAACTGACTTGGTATGATTTAGTAGCACTTGGAGTTGGAGGAATGCTTGGTGTTGGAGTCTTTGTTACTACTGGCCCCGTTGCTCGAAAAACTTCTGGCCCTTCTGTTTTCATCTCATACATAATAGCTGCTATATCAGCACTTCTGTCTTCCTTGTGTTATACTGAGTTCTCTGTTGATGTTCCTGTTGCTGGTGGCGCTTTCAGTTATCTTCGAGTTACCTTTG GGGAATTTGTGGGATACTTTGCAGGATCAAATATATTAATGGAATATGTGTTGTCAAATGCTGCTGTGTCAAGAAGTTTTACTGAGTATTTGTCATGTGCCTTTGGTAGAAATGATCCAAATTCATGGAGACTCCATGTACATGGTTTAATGCAAGGTTACAACATGTTGGATTTCCCAGCCGTCGCGTTGATTATTGTCCTCACTATTTGCTTGTGTCATAG CACTAAGGAGAGCTCAATGTTGAACCTGATAATGACAGCATTCCATGTGGTATTTTTTGGATTTATTATAATAGCTGGATTTTGCAATGGGAAAGTTGACAACTTAGTAAAGCCAGGAGGAATAGCTCCATTTGGTGTAAGAGGGATTCTTGATGGAGCAGCCATAGTTTACTTCAGTTATATTGGTTATGATACAGTCTCCACCATGGCTGAAGAAATAAGAAACCCTTCCAAGACTTTACCTGTTGGAATTGTTGGATCTGTCCTCATTGTTTCTACCCTCTATTGCCTCATGGCTTTGTCTTTGTGCCTTTTGGTACCTTATAATATG ATCCCAGAAGGAGCATCATTTTCAGCAGTTTTCGAGCAGATGGGGTGGAAGTGGGCAAGCAATGTAGTAGGGGCAGGAGCAAGTTTAGGGATTGTGGCATCACTATTAGTAGCCATGCTTGGACAAGCAAGGTACCTTTGTGTCATTGGGAGGGCTAGGCTTGTTCCATCTTGGTTTGCCCAAGTACATCCTACTACTGGCACTCCACTAAATGCTACTATCATCTTGG GTATATGCCAAGCATCAATTGCATTATTCACAGAACTTGATATTGTGATAGAGATGATCTCCATTGGCACATTACTAGTATTCTACTTAGTGTCCAATGCACTTATATTCCATCGATATGCAATCCTTAGCAAGAATCCACCACTTCACACTCTCATCTTCCTCTTCCTCCTTTCATGCACCtcatttgcattctctttatcaTGGAAATTCAAACTACATTGGTGGAACCTCTTGTTATTCGCGGGCCTTACAATTTTCGCGACAGTCATTTTCCAGTATATGGTCCCTCTGGTCGTTATACAACGACCAGAGGGTTGGTTTGTCCCCTTCATGCCATGGCCCGCGACGATCTCGATATTCCTAAATGTATTCCTCATGACAACATTGAAAATGGTGGCATACAAAAGATTTGGGATTTGGGCTGGTGTGATAACTATTTTTTATGTACTTTATGGTGTTCACTCAACATATCatgctgaagaaatattggagatgGTTGTTGTTGATAATGTGAACAACAATTCTTCTACCCAACAACAAATTACTAAGGTTGATATCCAACTTGTTTAG